A window of the Brassica napus cultivar Da-Ae chromosome A2, Da-Ae, whole genome shotgun sequence genome harbors these coding sequences:
- the LOC125584015 gene encoding L-type lectin-domain containing receptor kinase IX.2-like has translation MATSILLFYLLLVLPCFVDSVSFNFTSFQRGDPGNVIYHGDASLDGAVVLGNTGYTSRVGWVTYAEKVPIWNSRTGKLTNFNTSFSFIINTRNASSGNFGHGLCFFLAPVGIQLLANSAGGFLGLFNQVENITSSFPLVHVEFDTFQNVEWDPLETESHVGINNNSLVSSNYTSWNATKHNQAICNAHISYDSVTKNLSVYWAYKLTSDPRENSSLSYIIDLATVLPPQVTIGFSATTGAVTEGHRLLSWEFSSSLDSEKASIRTGLIVGFSISGFVFLISLAIFVLVWLHKKRKRKAKEITDLISINEDLDKEAGPRRFAYKDLVLATNRFSAQRKLGEGGFGAVYRGFLNEIDSLVAVKKLSGRSRQGKREFLTEVKIISKLRHRNLVQLIGWCNEKEEYLLIYEFMPNGSLDTHLFGKRPHLCWDVRYKIALGLAYALLYLHEEWDQCVLHRDIKASNIMLDTNFNVKLGDFGLARLMDHDLRSHTTGLAGTFGYMAPEYVMTGRASKESDIYSFGVSILEIVAGRKSVDHSEENIEAKSLVERVWDLYGRQQLMSAMDEKLGEEFNMEQAECLIIVGLWCGHPDRNSRPSVRQAIQVLNLESPLPNLPHKMPVPTYHISPTSLSVSSSRGSVTFSSCKAGR, from the coding sequence ATGGCCACTTCTATCTTGTTATTTTACTTGTTGCTCGTTCTCCCTTGCTTTGTTGATTCTGTTTCCTTTAACTTTACTAGCTTCCAACGAGGTGATCCTGGGAATGTTATATACCACGGTGATGCAAGCCTCGATGGAGCGGTGGTGCTTGGTAACACTGGCTATACAAGCCGCGTCGGCTGGGTCACTTATGCTGAGAAAGTGCCTATTTGGAATTCTAGAACTGGTAagcttacaaattttaataCCAGTTTTTCTTTCATCATCAATACCCGGAACGCAAGTTCTGGAAATTTCGGACATGGGTTATGCTTCTTCCTTGCTCCTGTGGGAATCCAACTTCTTGCGAACTCAGCTGGTGGTTTCTTGGGTCTTTTTAACCAAGTCGAAAATATTACATCTTCGTTTCCACTGGTTCATGTCGAATTTGACACATTCCAAAACGTAGAATGGGATCCTCTGGAAACTGAATCTCATGTGGGAATCAATAATAACTCGCTTGTTTCTTCTAACTACACTTCTTGGAATGCAACCAAACACAACCAAGCTATATGTAATGCACATATCTCCTATGATTCCGTTACTAAAAACTTGAGCGTGTATTGGGCTTATAAGCTAACCTCTGATCCTCGAGAGAATTCAAGCCTTTCTTACATCATTGATCTGGCAACGGTTCTGCCACCACAAGTTACGATCGGATTCTCAGCTACTACTGGAGCGGTTACAGAGGGACATAGACTTTTATCATGGGAGTTCAGCTCAAGCTTGGATAGTGAGAAAGCCTCTATCAGGACAGGACTAATAGTTGGCTTCTCGATCTCTGGGTTTGTTTTTCTGATCTCTTTGGCCATATTTGTGTTGGTTTGGTtgcacaagaaaagaaaaaggaaggCAAAAGAGATCACTGACTTGATATCTATAAACGAAGATCTCGACAAGGAAGCAGGACCACGGAGGTTCGCTTATAAAGATCTTGTGTTAGCAACCAACAGATTCTCAGCTCAGAGGAAGCTGGGTGAAGGAGGGTTTGGAGCAGTTTATAGAGGATTCTTGAACGAAATAGATTCGTTGGTTGCCGTTAAGAAATTATCTGGTCGTTCCAGGCAAGGAAAGAGAGAGTTTTTGACCGAAGTAAAGATCATCAGCAAATTAAGACATCGAAACCTGGTGCAACTCATCGGTTGGTGTAATGAAAAAGAAGAGTATTTGCTGATATATGAGTTCATGCCAAATGGTAGCTTGGACACTCACCTCTTTGGGAAAAGACCCCATCTCTGTTGGGACGTAAGGTACAAAATAGCTCTCGGTCTAGCCTATGCGCTACTTTATCTTCACGAAGAATGGGATCAATGCGTATTGCACagggacatcaaggcaagcaaTATAATGCTGGACACTAATTTCAACGTTAAGCTAGGTGACTTTGGGCTGGCTCGATTAATGGACCATGACCTACGTTCCCATACAACAGGATTAGCCGGAACTTTTGGCTACATGGCTCCCGAGTATGTAATGACTGGAAGGGCCAGCAAGGAGTCTGACATATATAGCTTTGGCGTTAGTATACTAGAAATTGTCGCTGGAAGAAAGTCCGTTGATCATTCAGAAGAAAACATTGAGGCCAAGAGTCTTGTTGAAAGAGTGTGGGATTTATATGGAAGACAACAACTTATGTCAGCTATGGACGAGAAACTCGGTGAAGAGTTTAATATGGAACAAGCTGAGTGTCTTATTATTGTGGGGTTATGGTGTGGTCATCCTGATAGAAACTCGAGGCCCTCTGTAAGACAAGCGATCCAAGTCCTGAACTTGGAGTCGCCATTGCCAAACCTTCCCCACAAGATGCCAGTTCCTACGTATCACATCTCCCCTACTTCTCTCTCAGTCAGCTCAAGTAGGGGTTCAGTAACGTTCTCAAGTTGTAAAGCTGGTCGCTAA